A genomic stretch from Mesomycoplasma neurolyticum includes:
- a CDS encoding class I SAM-dependent methyltransferase encodes MINKNIKKAFANDKTIATYVDASYRIGLWKSEKKILQKYFAKKSKILDLGCGTGRTTFSLRKLKYNNIIAADVSPKMIQAAENIMKKTNIKQIFKIEDASKLSFDNESFDNVFFSFNGWPGIVNSLNRIKALNEIYRILKPNGIFIFSAHNRDEEKYNLFRNLNLDKCPELKMKEYGDFIYKNKENVCDFMHLYTINELANLILKKTKFKILEIIDRDLNFKENNYVKEFSENTIFWILQK; translated from the coding sequence CTACATATGTAGATGCTAGTTATAGAATTGGTCTTTGAAAATCAGAAAAAAAAATTTTACAAAAATACTTTGCTAAAAAATCTAAAATTCTGGATTTAGGTTGTGGCACAGGTAGAACTACATTTAGTTTAAGAAAACTAAAATATAATAATATTATTGCAGCTGATGTTTCACCTAAAATGATCCAAGCTGCAGAAAATATTATGAAAAAAACAAATATTAAACAAATATTTAAAATTGAAGATGCATCAAAACTATCATTTGATAATGAAAGTTTTGATAATGTTTTTTTCTCATTTAATGGGTGACCTGGGATAGTTAATTCTTTAAATAGAATTAAAGCTTTGAATGAAATTTATCGCATTTTAAAACCAAATGGTATTTTTATTTTTAGTGCTCATAATAGAGATGAAGAAAAATATAATTTGTTTAGAAATCTAAATTTAGATAAATGTCCTGAATTGAAGATGAAGGAATATGGAGATTTTATTTATAAAAATAAAGAAAATGTTTGTGATTTTATGCATCTTTATACAATAAATGAATTAGCAAATTTAATTTTAAAAAAAACTAAATTTAAAATTTTAGAAATTATCGACCGTGATTTAAATTTTAAAGAAAATAACTATGTAAAGGAGTTTAGTGAAAATACAATTTTTTGAATTTTACAAAAATAA
- a CDS encoding Rho termination factor N-terminal domain-containing protein translates to MIFNNLFNNQKDFETVLKLWEKEPKKFRIWIIMQSIAIALYSIIYITTFILLIVSIAMNKNAPEENRLSNINFTIFFFFPLLVLSLYSHFKNLRLSYIKRNFMYLSGAALSFFSFISVGFLIFQAIVLMVHRDVFFAALSFQNNIVFSWFMVLYIILTIFGISTFFIHQAVRNIKKQFIIADQNEKINQFNELLKTQKPDFENFFENIFSEQKNQPKNQTNDKKNKSPESGINEEREKETLKYQKLNKLTLEQLRKIAKDLEISGYQTLTRDELIKIILKISD, encoded by the coding sequence ATGATTTTTAATAATTTGTTTAATAACCAAAAAGATTTTGAAACAGTTTTAAAACTTTGAGAAAAAGAGCCGAAAAAATTTAGAATTTGAATTATTATGCAATCAATAGCAATTGCGTTATATTCAATTATATATATAACAACTTTTATTTTATTGATTGTCTCTATTGCAATGAATAAAAATGCACCAGAAGAAAATAGACTTTCAAATATTAACTTTACAATTTTCTTTTTTTTCCCATTATTAGTTTTATCATTGTATTCACATTTCAAAAATTTAAGATTATCATACATTAAAAGAAATTTTATGTATTTAAGTGGGGCAGCTTTATCTTTTTTTTCTTTTATATCAGTTGGTTTTTTAATTTTTCAAGCTATAGTTTTAATGGTTCATAGAGATGTTTTCTTTGCTGCATTAAGTTTTCAAAATAATATTGTTTTTTCATGATTTATGGTCTTATACATAATTTTAACTATTTTTGGAATATCAACATTTTTTATTCACCAAGCTGTAAGAAATATCAAAAAACAATTTATTATAGCAGATCAAAATGAAAAAATTAATCAGTTTAATGAGCTTTTAAAAACTCAAAAACCTGATTTTGAGAACTTTTTTGAAAATATTTTTTCTGAACAAAAAAATCAACCAAAGAACCAAACTAACGATAAGAAAAATAAAAGTCCTGAATCTGGCATTAATGAAGAAAGAGAAAAAGAGACACTAAAATATCAAAAGTTAAATAAATTAACTTTAGAACAACTAAGAAAAATAGCAAAAGATTTAGAAATCTCAGGTTATCAAACTTTAACAAGAGATGAATTAATTAAAATTATTTTAAAAATTAGTGATTAA
- a CDS encoding RluA family pseudouridine synthase, with product MELIVKYKSRIDKYISDNTEISRNDAKKMVESSLVKVNNTIVVRKANFIVEKNQIITIEKLLDKITNILPEKMDLDIVYEDDFLIVINKPSNMVVHPAPGNLSNTLVNGLLYYFRNNLSDINGLMRPGVLHRIDKDTSGLLLIAKTNEVHIFLANELKQHRIKRKYKAIVENFLNHELMHIDLPIGRDPMNRQKMAILKQNSKNAMTHVYLEKNFYYQNKPLALVRCELETGRTHQIRVHLSYIKHPVLGDPLYGKKIDDFNQRLHAYEIEFMHPNGKNMKFTIDLPKEFAISN from the coding sequence ATGGAACTTATAGTTAAATATAAATCTAGAATTGATAAATACATTAGTGATAACACTGAAATTTCACGTAATGATGCAAAAAAAATGGTCGAATCTTCACTTGTGAAAGTAAATAATACTATTGTTGTGAGAAAAGCCAATTTTATTGTTGAAAAAAATCAAATAATCACTATTGAAAAACTTTTAGATAAAATTACAAACATTTTACCAGAAAAAATGGATTTAGATATTGTTTATGAAGATGATTTTTTAATCGTAATTAACAAACCATCTAATATGGTAGTACACCCTGCACCAGGCAATTTATCAAATACTTTGGTTAATGGTTTATTATACTATTTCAGAAATAATTTATCAGATATAAATGGCTTAATGCGCCCTGGGGTTTTGCATCGTATTGATAAAGATACATCAGGTTTATTATTGATTGCAAAAACAAATGAAGTTCATATTTTTTTAGCTAATGAGCTTAAACAACACAGAATTAAAAGAAAATATAAAGCAATTGTTGAAAATTTTTTAAATCATGAACTTATGCATATTGATTTGCCAATTGGACGTGACCCTATGAATAGACAGAAAATGGCTATTTTAAAGCAAAATTCAAAAAACGCTATGACTCATGTTTATTTAGAAAAAAATTTTTATTATCAAAATAAACCACTTGCACTTGTAAGGTGTGAATTAGAAACTGGAAGAACTCATCAAATCAGAGTTCATTTATCATATATTAAACATCCTGTGTTAGGTGACCCTTTATATGGTAAGAAAATTGATGATTTTAATCAGAGATTACATGCATATGAAATAGAATTTATGCACCCAAATGGCAAAAATATGAAATTTACAATAGATTTACCAAAAGAATTTGCTATTAGCAATTAA